From a region of the Pseudomonas fulva 12-X genome:
- a CDS encoding imelysin family protein translates to MIRMPLASASLLTIAIALAGCGEDKAPANQAAAPAAQATSSAPAAAGAFDEAAAKAVVKHYADIASAVFDDAASTAKKLQSAVDALLANPNDETLKAARQAWLAARVPYMQSEVFRFGNTIVDDWEGQVNAWPLDEGLIDYVDADYQHALGNPAASANIIAHTEIQVGEDKIDVTEITPELLASLNELGGSEANVATGYHAIEFLLWGQDLHGTGPGAGERPATDYVVGNGATGGHNERRRAYLKAATDLLVADLDEMAGQWKAGVADNYRATLEGESAENGLRKMLFGMGSLSLGELAGERMKVALEANSTEDEHDCFSDNTHNSHFYNGKGIRNVYLGEYKKVDGSTLTGPSLSELVAKADAATDSTVKADLQDTEAKLQALVDSAEKDNVHFDQLIAADNAEGQQLVRDAIAALVKQTGAIEQAAAKLGINDLNPDTADHEF, encoded by the coding sequence ATGATTCGTATGCCCCTGGCCTCTGCCAGCCTGCTGACCATCGCTATCGCCCTGGCGGGCTGCGGCGAAGACAAGGCGCCTGCCAACCAAGCCGCTGCCCCGGCTGCGCAAGCGACCAGCAGTGCACCTGCAGCAGCCGGCGCCTTCGACGAAGCCGCTGCAAAGGCCGTGGTCAAACACTACGCCGACATTGCCTCGGCCGTGTTCGACGACGCCGCCAGCACCGCCAAGAAGCTGCAGAGCGCCGTCGATGCCCTGCTCGCCAACCCCAACGATGAAACCCTGAAAGCCGCGCGCCAGGCCTGGCTGGCCGCTCGCGTGCCTTACATGCAGAGCGAAGTGTTCCGCTTCGGCAACACCATCGTAGACGACTGGGAAGGCCAGGTTAACGCGTGGCCCCTGGACGAAGGCCTGATCGACTACGTCGATGCCGATTACCAGCACGCCCTGGGCAACCCGGCGGCCAGCGCCAACATCATCGCCCACACCGAGATCCAGGTTGGCGAAGACAAGATCGACGTCACCGAAATCACTCCGGAACTGCTCGCCAGCCTCAATGAGCTGGGCGGTTCCGAAGCCAACGTCGCCACTGGCTACCACGCTATCGAATTCCTGCTCTGGGGCCAGGACCTGCACGGCACCGGCCCAGGCGCTGGCGAGCGTCCGGCTACCGACTATGTAGTGGGTAACGGCGCCACCGGCGGCCACAACGAGCGCCGCCGCGCCTACCTGAAAGCCGCCACCGACCTGCTGGTCGCCGACCTCGACGAGATGGCCGGTCAGTGGAAAGCCGGCGTGGCCGACAACTACCGCGCCACCCTGGAAGGCGAGTCCGCCGAGAACGGCCTGCGCAAGATGCTGTTCGGCATGGGCAGCCTGTCCCTCGGCGAGCTGGCTGGCGAGCGCATGAAGGTCGCCCTGGAAGCCAACTCCACCGAAGACGAGCACGACTGCTTCAGCGACAACACCCACAACTCGCACTTCTACAACGGCAAAGGCATTCGCAACGTCTACCTGGGCGAGTACAAGAAGGTCGACGGCAGCACCCTGACCGGCCCGAGCCTGTCCGAGCTGGTGGCCAAGGCTGACGCCGCCACCGACAGCACCGTGAAGGCCGACCTGCAAGACACCGAAGCCAAGTTGCAGGCGCTGGTCGACAGTGCCGAGAAGGACAACGTGCACTTCGACCAGCTGATCGCCGCAGACAATGCCGAAGGCCAGCAACTGGTGCGCGATGCCATCGCTGCGCTGGTCAAGCAGACCGGTGCCATCGAGCAGGCCGCCGCCAAGCTGGGCATCAACGACCTGAACCCGGACACCGCCGATCACGAGTTCTGA
- a CDS encoding putative bifunctional diguanylate cyclase/phosphodiesterase, whose product MKLELKHSLSVKLLRVVLLSALAVGVVLSLGQIVFDIYKTRHSITSDAQRILGMFRDPSTQAVYSLDREMGMQVVEGLFRHDSVRQASIGHPGEQMLAEKSRPLADLPMRWLTDPILGEEQHFSTRLVGREPYNEYYGDLNITLDTALYGESFLTNSVIIFVSGVLRALAMGLVLYLVYYWLLTKPLGLIIQHLSNINPDRPSETKLPMLAGNEKNELGLWIDTANQLLASIERNTTLRREAETSLQRMSQYDFLTSLPNRLQLQQQLEQILEDSGRMQRRVAVLCVGLDDFKGINEQFSYQTGDQLLLALSDRLRSHSGRLGALARLGGDQFALVQADIEQPYEAAELAQSVLDDLETPFTLDDQQVQLRATIGITLFPEDGDSPEKLLQKAEQTMTLAKSRSRNRYQFYIASVDSEMRRRRELEKDLRDALALNQLHVVYQPQISYRDHSVVGVEALLRWQHPQHGFVGPDLFIPLAEQNGSIIPIGEWVLDQTCRQLREWHDQGYGELRMAVNLSTVQLHHAELPRVINNLMQMYRLPARSLELEVTETGLMEDITTAAQHLLSLRRSGALIAIDDFGTGYSSLSYLKSLPLDKIKIDKSFVQDLLEDEDDATIVRAIIQLGKSLGMQVIAEGVETAEQEAYIIAQGCHEGQGYYYSRPLPARELTQYLKQSSRSQRLINPATL is encoded by the coding sequence TTGAAGCTGGAACTCAAGCACAGCCTGTCCGTGAAACTGCTGCGCGTGGTGCTGCTGTCCGCGCTTGCCGTGGGCGTGGTGCTCAGCCTCGGGCAGATCGTGTTCGACATCTACAAAACCCGCCACTCGATCACCAGTGACGCCCAGCGCATTCTCGGCATGTTCCGCGACCCCTCTACCCAGGCGGTCTACAGCCTGGATCGCGAGATGGGTATGCAGGTGGTCGAAGGCCTGTTTCGTCACGACTCGGTGCGCCAGGCCTCCATCGGCCATCCCGGCGAGCAGATGCTCGCCGAGAAGAGCCGCCCCCTCGCCGACCTGCCCATGCGCTGGCTGACCGACCCGATTCTCGGCGAGGAACAGCACTTCAGCACCCGCCTGGTCGGCCGCGAGCCATACAACGAATATTACGGCGACCTGAACATCACCCTGGACACCGCCCTGTACGGGGAAAGCTTTCTCACCAACTCGGTGATCATCTTCGTTTCCGGCGTGCTGCGCGCGCTGGCCATGGGCCTGGTACTGTACCTGGTCTACTACTGGCTGCTGACCAAGCCCCTGGGGCTGATCATCCAGCACCTGAGCAACATCAACCCGGACCGGCCCAGCGAAACCAAGCTGCCGATGCTCGCCGGTAATGAAAAGAACGAGCTCGGTCTATGGATCGACACCGCCAACCAGCTGCTGGCCTCGATCGAGCGCAACACCACCCTGCGCCGCGAGGCGGAAACCAGCCTGCAGCGCATGTCGCAGTACGACTTCCTCACCAGCCTGCCCAACCGCCTGCAACTGCAGCAGCAACTCGAACAGATCCTCGAAGACTCCGGGCGCATGCAGCGCCGCGTCGCGGTGCTGTGCGTCGGTCTGGATGACTTCAAGGGCATCAACGAACAGTTCAGCTACCAGACCGGCGACCAGCTGCTGCTGGCGCTGTCCGATCGCCTGCGCAGCCACAGTGGTCGCCTCGGCGCCCTGGCGCGTCTGGGCGGCGACCAGTTCGCCCTGGTACAGGCCGATATCGAGCAGCCCTATGAAGCCGCCGAACTGGCGCAGAGCGTGCTCGACGATCTGGAAACGCCTTTCACCCTCGACGATCAACAGGTGCAGCTGCGCGCCACCATCGGCATCACCCTGTTCCCGGAAGATGGCGACAGCCCAGAGAAGCTGCTGCAGAAAGCCGAACAGACCATGACCCTGGCCAAGAGCCGCTCGCGCAACCGCTACCAGTTCTACATCGCCAGCGTCGACAGCGAGATGCGCCGCCGCCGCGAGCTGGAAAAGGATCTGCGCGACGCTCTGGCGCTGAACCAGTTGCACGTGGTCTACCAGCCGCAGATCAGCTACCGCGACCACAGCGTGGTGGGCGTCGAGGCGCTGCTGCGCTGGCAGCACCCGCAGCACGGTTTCGTCGGCCCGGACCTGTTCATCCCGCTGGCCGAGCAGAACGGCAGCATCATTCCCATCGGCGAATGGGTGCTCGACCAGACCTGCCGTCAGCTGCGCGAATGGCACGACCAGGGCTACGGCGAGCTGCGTATGGCGGTCAACCTGTCCACCGTGCAACTGCACCACGCCGAGCTGCCGCGGGTGATCAACAACCTGATGCAGATGTACCGCCTGCCCGCCCGCAGCCTGGAGCTGGAAGTCACCGAAACCGGCCTGATGGAAGACATCACCACCGCCGCCCAGCACCTGCTGAGCCTGCGCCGCTCCGGCGCGCTGATCGCCATCGACGACTTCGGCACCGGCTACTCCTCGCTCAGTTACCTGAAAAGCCTGCCGCTGGACAAGATCAAGATCGACAAGAGCTTCGTACAGGACCTGCTCGAGGACGAGGACGACGCCACCATCGTGCGCGCCATCATTCAGCTGGGCAAAAGCCTGGGCATGCAGGTCATCGCCGAAGGTGTGGAAACCGCCGAGCAGGAGGCCTACATCATCGCCCAGGGCTGCCATGAAGGTCAGGGCTACTACTACAGTCGGCCGCTGCCCGCCCGCGAGCTGACCCAGTACCTCAAGCAGTCCAGTCGCTCACAGCGCCTGATTAACCCCGCCACCCTTTGA
- the sodB gene encoding superoxide dismutase [Fe]: MAFELPPLPYAHDALQPHISKETLEYHHDKHHNTYVVNLNNLVPGTEFEGKSLEEIVKTSSGGIFNNAAQVWNHTFYWNCLSPNGGGQPTGELAAAIDKAFGSFDKFKEEFSKVSIGTFGSGWGWLVKKADGSLALASTIGAGCPLTSGDTPLLTCDVWEHAYYIDYRNVRPKYVEAFWNLVNWDFVAKNFAA, from the coding sequence ATGGCTTTCGAATTGCCGCCGCTGCCCTACGCACACGATGCCCTGCAGCCGCACATCTCCAAGGAAACGTTGGAGTACCACCACGACAAGCACCACAACACCTATGTCGTGAACCTGAACAACCTGGTGCCTGGCACCGAGTTCGAAGGCAAGAGCCTGGAAGAAATCGTCAAGACTTCCTCCGGCGGCATCTTCAACAACGCCGCCCAGGTGTGGAACCACACCTTCTACTGGAACTGCCTGAGCCCCAACGGCGGCGGCCAGCCGACCGGCGAACTGGCTGCGGCCATCGACAAGGCGTTCGGCTCCTTCGACAAGTTCAAGGAAGAGTTCAGCAAGGTCAGCATCGGCACCTTCGGCTCCGGCTGGGGCTGGCTGGTCAAGAAAGCTGACGGTTCCCTGGCCCTGGCCAGCACCATCGGCGCCGGCTGCCCGCTGACCAGCGGCGACACCCCGCTGCTGACCTGCGACGTCTGGGAACACGCCTACTACATCGACTACCGCAACGTACGTCCGAAGTATGTCGAGGCGTTCTGGAACCTGGTCAACTGGGACTTCGTGGCGAAGAACTTCGCTGCCTGA
- a CDS encoding EamA family transporter has protein sequence METSVFVMVIAAAALHAGWNALLKIGLDRFLTASLIQIGAGIVALLALPFVAVPHAAAWPWIILSALLHIGYNLFLSRAYQHGDLGQVYPISRGSSPLLVAVLSILLLGEVFPAGQWLGLSVLVGGIWLMAIRGGHGKSSRGLLINALLTALFIAGYTLADASGARANGDPLSYSAWLFAVNGLVMALVILGQRGPAVITALGPHWRAGLLGGAMSMLAYSIAIWAMTHAPVALVSALRETSVVFALLIGRLWLKESLPPLRAVACLIILAGVAMMKLA, from the coding sequence GTGGAAACCAGCGTCTTTGTGATGGTCATCGCCGCCGCGGCCCTGCACGCCGGCTGGAACGCGCTGCTCAAGATCGGTCTGGACCGCTTTCTCACCGCCTCGCTGATCCAGATCGGCGCCGGCATCGTCGCCCTCCTCGCCCTGCCTTTCGTGGCCGTTCCCCATGCAGCCGCCTGGCCGTGGATCATCCTCTCGGCGCTGCTGCACATCGGCTACAACCTGTTCCTGAGCCGCGCTTACCAGCATGGCGATCTCGGCCAGGTCTATCCGATTTCACGGGGCAGCTCGCCGCTGCTGGTGGCGGTGCTGTCCATCCTTCTGCTCGGCGAGGTATTTCCCGCCGGCCAGTGGCTGGGCCTGAGTGTGCTGGTTGGCGGCATCTGGCTGATGGCGATCCGCGGCGGCCATGGCAAAAGCAGCCGCGGCCTGTTGATCAATGCCCTGCTCACCGCCCTGTTCATCGCCGGCTACACCCTGGCCGACGCCAGCGGCGCCCGCGCCAATGGAGACCCGCTTTCCTATTCGGCATGGCTGTTCGCGGTCAACGGCCTGGTGATGGCGCTGGTAATCCTCGGGCAACGCGGCCCAGCTGTCATAACCGCGCTCGGCCCGCACTGGCGCGCCGGCCTGCTCGGCGGCGCCATGTCGATGCTGGCCTACAGCATCGCCATCTGGGCCATGACCCACGCGCCGGTGGCGCTGGTCTCGGCGCTGCGCGAAACCAGCGTGGTGTTCGCCCTGCTGATCGGCCGGCTGTGGCTCAAAGAAAGCCTGCCACCGCTGCGCGCCGTGGCCTGCCTGATCATTCTCGCCGGCGTGGCAATGATGAAACTCGCCTGA
- a CDS encoding LysE/ArgO family amino acid transporter, producing the protein MWQSYTNGLAITAGLIIALGAQNAFVLAQSLRREHHLPVALLCIVCDALLISAGVFGLATLLLQSELLLGVARWGGAAFLIWYGAQALRRACRPAGLQTETGASRSLRAVLLATLAVTLLNPHVYLDTVLLIGSLGAQQPVPSAYAAGAASASMLWFLCLAFGAAWLAPWLARPLTWRIIDLVVAAMMFAIAWQLIASPL; encoded by the coding sequence ATGTGGCAGAGCTACACCAACGGCCTGGCGATCACCGCCGGCCTGATCATCGCCCTCGGCGCGCAGAACGCCTTCGTGCTCGCCCAGAGCCTGCGCCGCGAACATCATCTGCCCGTGGCGCTGCTGTGCATCGTCTGTGACGCGCTGCTGATTAGTGCCGGCGTGTTCGGCCTGGCCACCCTGCTGCTACAGAGCGAATTGCTGCTGGGTGTCGCCCGCTGGGGCGGCGCCGCGTTTCTGATCTGGTACGGCGCCCAGGCGCTGCGACGTGCCTGCCGCCCCGCCGGGCTGCAAACCGAAACAGGTGCCTCGCGCTCCTTGCGCGCAGTGCTGCTGGCGACCCTGGCGGTGACCCTGCTCAACCCCCACGTTTATCTGGACACGGTGCTGCTGATCGGCTCGCTCGGCGCTCAGCAGCCGGTGCCCTCGGCCTATGCAGCGGGTGCGGCCAGTGCGTCGATGCTGTGGTTCCTGTGCCTGGCCTTCGGCGCCGCATGGCTCGCACCCTGGCTGGCCCGCCCATTGACCTGGCGGATCATCGACCTGGTGGTCGCGGCCATGATGTTCGCCATCGCCTGGCAACTGATCGCCAGCCCGCTGTAA
- a CDS encoding LysR family transcriptional regulator ArgP — translation MLDYKLLAALAAVVEQAGFERGAQVLGLSQSAVSQRIKLLEARIGQPVLLRAIPPTPTDVGRQLLNHVQQVRLLERDLQRQVPALEADGETQRLRIAINADSLATWWARAVADFCASHRVLLELVVEDQEVGLKRMRAGDVAACVCAAERPVSGARSLALGAMRYRAMASPAFIARHFPGGVSTARIAQVPAIVFGPDDQLQHRYLSELGLSGSFLHHLCPSSEGFLRLTAEGLGWGMVPEPQMTEAMARGELVELLPGRPVDVPLYWHHWRNGGELLDQLTRHLQRHAGDYLVPLA, via the coding sequence ATGCTCGATTACAAGTTGCTGGCTGCTCTTGCCGCGGTCGTCGAACAGGCTGGTTTCGAGCGCGGCGCCCAGGTGCTGGGTCTGTCGCAATCGGCGGTGTCCCAGCGCATCAAATTGCTGGAGGCACGCATTGGCCAACCGGTGCTGTTGCGCGCGATACCGCCGACGCCCACCGATGTGGGCCGGCAATTGCTCAACCATGTGCAGCAGGTGCGCCTGCTCGAACGCGACCTGCAGCGACAGGTGCCGGCCCTGGAAGCGGACGGCGAAACCCAGCGTCTGCGCATCGCCATCAACGCCGACAGCCTGGCGACCTGGTGGGCCAGGGCGGTGGCGGATTTCTGCGCCAGCCACCGGGTGCTGCTGGAACTGGTGGTCGAGGATCAGGAGGTCGGCCTCAAGCGCATGCGCGCGGGCGACGTGGCCGCCTGCGTGTGCGCGGCGGAACGCCCGGTATCCGGCGCGCGCAGCCTGGCATTGGGGGCCATGCGTTATCGGGCCATGGCCAGCCCGGCCTTTATCGCCCGGCATTTTCCGGGCGGCGTGAGCACCGCACGCATCGCCCAGGTGCCGGCCATCGTGTTCGGCCCGGATGATCAGCTGCAGCATCGCTACCTGAGCGAGCTGGGCCTGTCGGGCAGCTTCCTGCACCACCTGTGCCCGTCGTCCGAGGGCTTCCTGCGCCTGACTGCCGAAGGGCTGGGCTGGGGCATGGTACCCGAGCCGCAGATGACCGAGGCCATGGCGCGCGGCGAACTGGTCGAGCTGCTCCCTGGCCGGCCCGTCGACGTGCCGCTGTACTGGCACCACTGGCGCAATGGCGGCGAACTGCTCGATCAGCTCACCCGGCATCTGCAACGCCATGCCGGTGATTATCTGGTGCCGCTGGCATGA
- a CDS encoding NAD-dependent epimerase/dehydratase family protein, with translation MKILVTGASGFIGGRFARFALEQGLDVRVTGRREEAFEHLIRRGAQFTPGDLADPELALSLCSDVEAVVHCAGAVGLWGRYEYFHQGNVVLTENVIEACLKRGVRRLVHLSSPSIYFDGRDHIGLREEQVPKRFANHYARTKFLAEQRLFGAQEFGLEVLALRPRFVTGAGDVSIFPRMIALQRKGRLAIIGNGLNKVDFTSVHNLNDALFGALLAAGPALGKAYNISNGAPLPLWDVVNYVLRQLEMPPVTRHVPVGVARSLAVASEGVCSLLPGRPEPALTRLAVDVMSRNFSLDISQAREHLDYQASHGLWPALDEFCRWWKAQG, from the coding sequence ATGAAGATTCTGGTCACCGGAGCAAGCGGGTTCATTGGCGGGCGTTTCGCGCGGTTCGCCCTCGAGCAGGGCCTGGACGTGCGCGTCACCGGCCGCCGCGAAGAGGCGTTCGAGCATCTGATCCGCCGTGGCGCGCAGTTCACGCCGGGCGACCTGGCCGATCCCGAGTTGGCGCTGTCGCTGTGCAGCGACGTCGAGGCGGTGGTGCACTGTGCCGGCGCCGTGGGCCTGTGGGGGCGCTACGAGTATTTTCACCAGGGCAACGTGGTGCTCACCGAAAACGTCATCGAGGCCTGCCTCAAGCGCGGTGTGCGCCGCCTGGTGCATCTGTCCTCGCCGTCGATCTATTTCGATGGTCGCGATCACATTGGCCTGCGCGAAGAACAGGTGCCCAAGCGCTTCGCCAACCATTACGCACGCACCAAGTTCCTCGCCGAGCAGCGCCTGTTCGGCGCCCAGGAGTTCGGCCTGGAAGTGCTGGCGCTGCGCCCGCGTTTCGTCACCGGGGCAGGCGACGTGAGCATCTTTCCGCGGATGATCGCCCTGCAGCGCAAGGGCCGCCTGGCGATCATCGGCAACGGCCTGAACAAGGTCGATTTCACCAGCGTGCACAACCTCAACGACGCGCTGTTCGGCGCCTTGCTGGCCGCCGGCCCGGCGCTCGGCAAGGCCTACAACATCAGCAATGGCGCGCCGTTGCCGCTTTGGGACGTGGTCAACTACGTGCTGCGCCAGCTGGAGATGCCGCCGGTCACCCGCCATGTGCCGGTGGGCGTGGCGCGCAGCCTGGCGGTGGCCAGCGAGGGCGTGTGCAGCCTGCTGCCCGGCCGGCCGGAGCCCGCGCTGACGCGCCTGGCGGTGGACGTGATGAGCCGCAACTTCTCCCTCGACATCAGTCAGGCCCGTGAGCATCTGGACTACCAGGCAAGCCATGGCCTGTGGCCGGCGCTGGACGAGTTCTGCCGGTGGTGGAAGGCGCAGGGCTGA
- a CDS encoding alkene reductase, whose translation MTTLFDPIKIGDLELANRIIMAPLTRCRADEGRVPNALMAEYYTQRASAGLIISEATSVTPMGVGYPNTPGIWSDDQVRGWSNVTKAVHANGGKIVLQLWHVGRISDPVYLNGELPVAPSAIKPAGHVSLIRPMKDFVTPRALESEEIADVVEAYRQGAENAKAAGFDGVEIHSANGYLLDQFLQDSTNQRTDNYGGSLENRARLLLEVTDAVLSVWEPGRVGVHLAPRADSHDMGDSNRAETFTYVARELGKRNIAFLCAREHEADDSLSPSLKEAFGGVFIANEGFTKDQANTWLASGKADAVAFGVPFIANPDLPERLRQDAPLNEPHKETFYGSGPVGYIDYPRL comes from the coding sequence ATGACCACACTGTTCGACCCCATCAAGATCGGCGATCTGGAACTCGCCAACCGCATCATCATGGCGCCGCTGACCCGTTGCCGTGCCGACGAAGGCCGCGTACCGAATGCCCTGATGGCCGAGTACTACACCCAGCGCGCCTCGGCCGGCCTGATCATCAGCGAAGCCACCTCGGTCACGCCCATGGGCGTGGGTTACCCGAACACCCCCGGCATCTGGTCCGACGACCAGGTGCGTGGCTGGAGCAACGTCACCAAGGCGGTACACGCCAACGGCGGCAAGATCGTTCTGCAACTCTGGCACGTGGGCCGCATCTCCGACCCGGTGTACCTGAACGGCGAACTGCCGGTGGCACCGAGCGCCATCAAGCCGGCTGGGCACGTCAGCCTGATTCGCCCGATGAAGGACTTCGTGACCCCGCGCGCCCTGGAAAGCGAAGAAATCGCCGACGTCGTCGAGGCCTATCGCCAGGGCGCCGAGAACGCCAAGGCTGCCGGCTTCGACGGTGTGGAAATCCACTCGGCCAACGGCTACCTGCTCGATCAGTTCCTGCAGGACAGCACCAACCAGCGCACCGACAACTACGGTGGCAGCCTGGAAAACCGCGCCCGCCTGCTGCTGGAAGTCACCGATGCGGTGCTGAGCGTGTGGGAACCGGGCCGCGTGGGCGTGCACCTGGCGCCGCGCGCCGACAGCCACGACATGGGCGACTCCAACCGCGCCGAGACCTTCACCTATGTGGCGCGCGAACTGGGCAAGCGCAACATCGCCTTCCTGTGTGCCCGTGAGCACGAAGCCGACGACAGCCTGTCGCCAAGCCTGAAAGAAGCGTTCGGCGGCGTGTTCATCGCCAACGAAGGCTTCACCAAGGATCAGGCCAATACCTGGCTGGCCAGCGGCAAGGCCGACGCCGTGGCCTTCGGCGTGCCCTTCATCGCCAACCCGGATCTGCCGGAGCGCCTGCGCCAGGACGCACCACTGAACGAGCCGCACAAGGAAACCTTCTACGGTTCCGGCCCGGTCGGCTATATCGACTACCCGCGCCTGTAA
- a CDS encoding ArsR/SmtB family transcription factor, translated as MNPEELDLDEVIKALAHPVRRDILRWLKEPEAHFVQPDHSFEIGVCAGKFDQATGLSQSTVSAHLATLQRAGLVTSRKVGQWNFFKRNEATIAAFIERITREL; from the coding sequence ATGAACCCCGAAGAGTTGGACCTGGACGAAGTGATCAAGGCGCTCGCCCATCCCGTGCGTCGTGACATTCTGCGCTGGCTGAAAGAGCCCGAAGCGCACTTCGTGCAGCCCGATCATTCCTTCGAGATCGGCGTTTGCGCCGGCAAGTTCGACCAGGCCACCGGGCTGTCGCAATCCACGGTTTCGGCCCACCTGGCCACCCTGCAGCGCGCCGGCCTGGTGACCAGCCGCAAGGTTGGTCAGTGGAATTTCTTCAAACGCAACGAGGCGACCATCGCCGCCTTTATCGAACGCATCACCCGTGAGCTCTGA
- a CDS encoding acyl carrier protein phosphodiesterase, whose protein sequence is MNYLAHLHLGGDTPAELLGSLYGDFVKGPLAGQWPAAIEAGIALHRRIDAFTDNHPLQARARARFPVERRRVAGIFLDLFFDHCLARDWQRYSDQPLQHFTDRVYRVLAAEPQLPGSLQRIAPRMAAQDWLGSYEEFEVLGQVIAGMSRRLSRPGLLNGGLDELRRLYEPLSEDFSAFYPELMAFAREQREALTTAFR, encoded by the coding sequence ATGAACTACCTCGCACACCTTCACCTGGGCGGCGATACGCCCGCTGAACTGCTTGGCAGCCTGTATGGCGATTTCGTCAAAGGGCCGCTGGCCGGGCAATGGCCGGCCGCCATCGAGGCGGGCATCGCCCTGCATCGGCGCATCGACGCCTTTACCGACAACCATCCGCTGCAGGCCAGGGCGCGGGCACGTTTTCCCGTCGAGCGGCGGCGGGTGGCCGGGATCTTTCTCGACCTGTTCTTTGATCATTGCCTGGCTCGCGACTGGCAGCGCTACAGTGACCAGCCACTGCAGCATTTCACCGACCGCGTCTATCGCGTGCTGGCCGCCGAACCGCAGCTGCCCGGCAGCCTGCAGCGCATCGCGCCGCGCATGGCGGCGCAGGACTGGCTGGGCAGTTACGAGGAGTTCGAGGTGCTGGGGCAGGTGATCGCCGGTATGTCGCGCCGCCTGTCACGGCCAGGCTTGCTGAACGGTGGGCTGGACGAGCTGCGCCGCCTTTACGAGCCGTTGAGCGAGGATTTCAGCGCGTTCTATCCCGAGCTGATGGCCTTCGCCCGAGAGCAGCGCGAGGCACTGACAACCGCCTTTCGCTGA
- a CDS encoding GntR family transcriptional regulator has protein sequence MAQDNTPSAVLTALQKRVAREVIAYVRRERLPIGHHLAESHLAQTLNTSRTPVKFVLNHLAERGMLKHDRNRGFFLARAAQDLNELVQEIAEAEEDSVYRRFVALRLSRQLPEQFTEIELMRQFDVSRAELRAALLRMQQEGWAEQRSGQGWKMLPVIDSIEAYEESFAFRSIIEPAGLLSPTFQIDRELLASCRKQQTFIAEGGYLSMTIEELYEANSRFHEIIAGFSGNRFLLQSLKRLDRLRRLVEYRVDVSREHRRAQVEQHLEILDLIEQGDRLAAADRMRAHLEGARRKKVDATLFDKLQNAGQD, from the coding sequence ATGGCCCAGGACAACACTCCGTCGGCGGTACTCACTGCCCTGCAGAAGCGCGTCGCCCGCGAGGTGATCGCCTATGTGCGCCGTGAGCGCCTGCCCATCGGCCATCACCTGGCCGAATCGCACCTGGCGCAAACCCTGAACACTTCGCGCACCCCGGTGAAGTTCGTGCTCAACCACCTTGCCGAGCGCGGCATGCTCAAGCACGACCGTAACCGCGGCTTCTTCCTGGCCCGCGCCGCGCAAGACCTCAATGAGCTGGTGCAGGAAATCGCCGAAGCCGAGGAGGATTCCGTCTATCGCCGCTTCGTCGCCCTGCGCCTGTCCAGGCAATTGCCGGAGCAGTTCACCGAGATCGAGTTGATGCGTCAGTTCGATGTGTCCCGCGCCGAGTTGCGCGCAGCGCTGCTGCGCATGCAGCAGGAAGGCTGGGCCGAGCAGCGCAGTGGCCAGGGCTGGAAGATGCTGCCGGTGATCGACTCCATCGAGGCTTACGAAGAGAGCTTCGCCTTTCGCTCGATCATCGAGCCGGCGGGGCTTTTGTCGCCGACCTTCCAGATCGACCGCGAGCTGCTGGCCAGCTGCCGCAAGCAGCAGACGTTCATCGCCGAGGGCGGCTACCTGAGCATGACCATCGAGGAGCTCTACGAAGCCAACTCGCGCTTCCACGAGATCATCGCCGGCTTCTCCGGCAACCGCTTTCTGCTGCAGTCGCTCAAGCGCCTGGATCGCCTGCGTCGCCTGGTCGAATACCGCGTGGATGTGTCCCGCGAGCATCGCCGTGCGCAAGTCGAGCAACACCTGGAGATTCTCGACCTGATCGAACAGGGCGACCGCCTCGCCGCCGCCGACCGCATGCGCGCGCATCTGGAAGGCGCACGACGCAAGAAGGTCGACGCCACGCTGTTCGACAAATTGCAGAACGCCGGGCAGGACTGA